The Cryptococcus gattii WM276 chromosome D, complete sequence region GAGGGGACGAGGATGAACtgagagaagaagctggaaggaaaaaagagggTGTTTTATGGGGATTAGGGACGTGGGAAGGACTGACAAAGGGGGGTGGATCAAAAGGCAAATGGGAAAAGTACTGGGTCGTTTTGGACCATTCAAGTATCTACGAGGCGAGTCCCCTTCTTTGAAGTTAAATCGAATGTAAGTTGACTGACATGAAAAATGTTAGTATCGGGATAATATGGGTCCGCCTGGAGGAGCGCATGCGGTGATCGACCTCAAATTTGCAAGTGTGCGTGAGGGAAGAGGTACAGGTAGGCGATTCGGTAGGTCTATTACTGTTTATTTATGGGTTAGGCTTATATACTACGAATCAGTGTTTGAGATTGTCACCCCTTCACAAGGGCGGCGATTGTACCAAGCGACCTCTGACCAGGAAATGAAAGTATGTCCCCAATAAGTCCTTACAGCTTCTGCTAATGCAAATTTAAGCAATGGCTCTATGCTATCTGCAATGCTATTGAGTCATGTATCAACGGCACTTCCACTGTTCGTACTATGGACCATGCCAAAGCTCGGGGACCATCAGGTGCATACGATGACCATGCTGTCCTTACCCGCTCCAAATACAATCTCGGATTTTCCACCCGCAACCTGAGTCTTGGGTTTGTTCCACTCGTCCAGACTGGCCGAAAGTCAATGCCCCCTACGCCCGTGGAGGCGGAAAGCGGAGAAGCGAGGATTAGAAAAACGAGCTTCAAAAAGGTGTTGAAGCAGAGTGGAGAGAGGTTTACGAATGCCATGACCGGCGGTACAAGTCACGCCAACTTGGCGGCCTCCACTGACCAACCTCCCGGAAAGGCGAAACGCAACTCATTCGGTGGCCTTGAGGTCCCTAGGCCAACATTTGGGAGAGCTGGCAGTCGCCAAAGTTTACCCGCCTCTGCACCTGATAGACTGCCTCTTCAACAACAATTCAACCAGCTTTTACCTGCAATTAGCACTCCACCGGGAATCAAGTCCTCATGGGCGGATAACGACATCGAAAGTCGTGTACTGAAAATGGCTGGCCTCGGTCTAGGCGCCTCTCCTCCTTCGCGCTCTGGCGGCGGACATGGAGCCCTCCCCCTTGCCGAAAGCCCAAGCAGCGCGAAACGCCGAGTCAAGAGTGAAGCCATCAGGAAACCTCACtcaaacaaaaacaagCTAGGTCAGTATCAAGGTAGTGAAGGGATGACAAGATCAAAGAGTGATGATGGGTCGAAAATGTTGGCAGAGGATTTAGCAGATGATAAAAAGGAGCTGAAGAGGATTGCAGCGGAAGAAGGGAATGCGAGATGTGCGGATTGTCATGGTGGGATGAAGGCGAGTCGATGGGCAACTATCAGTGAGTACTCGTGGATCTACCCAATGTCAGGTACTAAATTTTCACTCTTAGGCTTGCACAACACCCCTATCgttctcttcctctgtaTTCGCTGTATCGGTATTCACAGATCCCTGGGAACCCATATATCCAAAGCACGAAGTGTCGACATGGATAACTGGACCCTGGAACAGATCGCTCTCGCCCGAGAGTGGGGTAATATCCGAGGAAATGCTGTATGGGAAGCAACcagaggagatgaggaacCAAGGCCGAATGGGCCGGAAGAAATGATGGAATTTATCAAACAAAAGTACGTTGAAGGGAGGTGGTTAAGTCCAGAGGATAGACCGAAGTTTGGGTTCGGTCCCAAGATTTAATGATGGAGGAACTTTTTTATGACGTTTTCAGATGGCGATCAATGAAGACGAGTTTTCAATGGACTTTTTGCTTGGTAGACGTGCTCCATTTGTACTTCTATAATCATCCTATTGCGAGAAGAGAAATGACGAGATGACAGCCATGATGAGCATAGTAAAAAAGACGTTGGTCAGTCTGTTACTGCGTCTCGAAAAAGCTGCTGTTCCCTGGGCAATTTTGTGACATAAACAAATGATTCTTTTTAATcaatatatatatattaACTCCAAATCAGGCAAAGGTCAGGAGAGATGATGACCGCCGTTGGAACGGAAGGAGAGCTCTCGGGCAAAACTGCTTGACAAACAGAGAGTGCTCCGGCTCGAATCTGCTCTGACGTAATAGCCACATTTAACAATCCGGACTCCCCAAATTCCCGGTCAAGTTCTGCTACCCGGCTCCTTTGTAAAAGGTCTACCATTGAATGAACGAAACCTATGTCCAACTGTAATATTCTCAAAAACAGTCACATAGACAAGATACCAGTGATCCTTCTGGAGGCTGGATTTTAGGTCGTAATACTTCCCCGAACATTTAGAAGATATGAGCATTTCTGTTACATTACTCTGAGCTGGAACAGAGATTAGGACAATAGTTATATGCATGGTCGAGTCAAAGAAAAGTGGGTAGATATAGCAGACAAACCAGCTTTCACAAAGTGAAATGAGCATATAAGTATCGCTCTGGAATGATTATACACGACCATGCAACTAAGACCACAGTGGAAAATACATGATGAGCGAGACAATCCGATTAGGCTTTCAGGAACGATCAATATTCAGGGCAAAGAAGCTTATCATATCTTTTTATGTTGTATGTACCTGTTTCATTTTTTGTCTCTCTTAACAGCGGGTCCGTCCTTTTTAATGTACAGTCAGAACTCCACATCAGAAGACAAAAGTCGATAACTGCAAGAAAGCTCTGCTGCCATGTATGCACGTAAGGCGGTAGGTTTTAATTCAAAGTTGCAAAGCAGCAAGCAGCACGGATGCGATATTTCCCTGAACTTGTATTTGATCCCGAGGGGCAGCCCCGAACCCCTCCTGCAAATCAACGCATGTACGTATCCGTCAGTGGTCGAGTTGTGTCGATATTGTTGGAAAGGCGAAAGACACCTGGTAGCACCATATAAGCATTTCTATTTGAAGGACAGTATGTATACATACACATGATAATTATATAGAATATTTACAAAGTACACATTAACTCATTAGGGGCAAATGTCTCAAACTAATTTTATTTTTTGTCGAAAATCATGCTTCGTTAATGGTCATGATTCGACACGAGCTCTAATCGCTGCTTCACCCGTTGAATCTTCgcttcctctctctcccaAACATGTTTgacttcttcctctgccaCACCTTTATCCTGTCCTTCCATCAAGCCCATGCCCTCTTtcacttcctcttcccttaCGCAAAGCACCACTTTGTTCGCGCTCGTATTAGTCCCCTTGCCAGAACCGAACGGAAGACTGACCAATCCCAACGTTTCAAGGTTGGAAAGCAGGTCCTGGTAATCACTTTCCGCAGCTGGAGGAaagggagaggatgaaTGAGAAAGGAGGTGGGAATAGGTAGTGTAAAGGGCGGCGGCCGGGATGTCGGACCCTGTTGCAGTGGCCCCAGGTGGCGAAGCAGAGGGGCCAAGAGCTGGGCAGCCGTTCATATCAGCCCTTGAACGAGCTAAGTAGACTAATATCGCCACAAGTACCATCTTGCCTTGTAGCTGAACCGATTTGATCTTTTTGCCAGCTGCAGAAGTCGAACCAGCAGATGAGCCTGCAGAAGCACGGAGTTGAGCAGTATACGATGTCAGGGCTTTCATGAGATGTGGAATAGCAACTTTGATCATGGGTACCTGCTTGGAGGGATCATTGGCTGCTTGGGAGCGCCTTTTTATCCATTCGGCCTCGGCGAGGGAAATAGCCGAACCAAGAACTCCAAGGCACATTCGAAGGTCACCATTTTGGGCTTCGACTTTCCGACCGAGGAGTGCCATTGTCGTCGAGTCAATCTTGATATCACGGACGTTGGCATTAGCAATACGGGCATTGACGATGTTGCTCATCTCTGGTGCACCATAGGCTTTGAAAGGAAGGACGGATGGTTGAAGACCGTTAGGAAGGGCTAGACGGGCTCGGACGGTGAGATCGAGAGTATTGGAGATCGCAATGAGCTTTGTGTTGGACGAACCaaagggaagggaaaaaagcTTGGCGAAAAGGTGAGAAGTAGCTGGAGGCGCTGTGGAAGGAGCTGGCGGCATGAGTGAGTCAACCTCATCAAGGATAATAAGGCTGATGCGTAGGTCAGTTGCAAATACCTGACGAACATAATCCAAAACTTACATCCGCGACGCATTCAGTTTTACGAACTCTGTCACCCCTTCTTCCGTCTTTCCGCAACCCAATTCATCTCCTAACCTTGGCCATACGTCACTGATTTTGAGACCCATACAACCCACCTCGACCACCCTCCATCCCTGTTCGGCCTTCTGCCTACCGAAGGCAGTGACCAAAGCAGTTTTTCCTGTTCCTGGAGGGCCTGACACGTACATTCCAACATCTTTGTCATTCTTTTCATCAATAAGATATTGGGAGACAACAGCCTTCTCCTGTTCTCGACCGATGATCACTTCGTTATCGGTAAATCCAGAGATGGTAGAAAGGCGAAGAGCGGCCTTGAGTCGTTTATAAGGATTAGCTTCTCTAGTTGGTTTGAAGTCGGCAGCGCCCTCAGTCGCGAGATCCGGggaagatggtggaggAGTGAGCAGACAACTGGCTTGGTTGACGCGTGACTTGGTCGGGGTCTCAGGCACTTCTGAGCTGGAAGGGAGCATTCCGAGGGCACGGCATGGAGTCGGGGGATCAGGGATGCTGGTACCATAGGAAGCATCACTGGGACTGGGAGAAGGGAAACGGCCAGTGCCCcaagaagaaatggaagaagaggacgtGGAAGGAGCTAGTGAACCATGTCGACCGCCTGAAGAGTATTCTCGTCAGTCTCGCTTCCTCGCCAGTTATTCCCAGACATGACTCACCACTCGTCTCACTCCTTATGCTGACAACACTACCGCTCCTTCGCCTTCCAGACGCATCACTGAAGCTACCTCGACTAGTCATCCTAAGCCTCTTTCTCGGCGCGTTGTCGTCGTTTTCTTGATCCTTCTTGGGAGGAATATTCTCCTTTCCTCTACCTAGTCTCTTACGGTCGAAACAATCTTTTTCGGGATTTCCAACACATCCACCTGAGCCAGCAGCAGCGACTACGGCTTTGAAGGAAGCATGCGACGCCGTAGATAACATAGGCGTAGATTGTGTTCGCAGAAGCATACCTGTGCCCGTTGTACGCGACCTAGAAGGAATAGTAATGCCAAGGCCAACGCCATGACCATCGCCGATAAGGGAGCCAGGAGGTGAGCGGATGTTGGGGACAGAGGATGAAGCTGATAAAGTGGAAGTACGACGGGTAGTCATGCCAAGAGAGGACATGTTATATGAGGTTGAGCGCGAGCGCGTCAGCACTTGACGTCGTGTGACAGGACGAGTAGATGGTGGCTGCACGGGCGTGGGAGGAGCAAGGGGGTTAGGAGACGAGCTGGTAGGGGTGGAAGGGTTGGAGGGAGGGACAGGATTGTCTTTTTCAGAGCGGGGCCGTTTTGGGGAAGTAGGCATGGTGAGACTGATAAGGCCTACTGGAAAAAGAGTCAAGAAATTAGAAACGAGTAAGAAAGAGGTGTGGATGTACGGATTAAGTGTATGGGTAGCAAGTAGAAAAGGCGATGTGGGCGGCGGGGAGGAAACGGGGGCAAGTGGAGTGGGAAATCAGGATGTAAGTAGGAGAAAGCAGTGACTGACTGAGAAACGAGATTCTCGGTCCGTCATGTCGAAATCCATCCAATCGATCATAGGTCCGATATTCCCTTTCAGGCACCAATACCGGAAATTCATGTCAGTCGCGTCAACCCCTGAATCCTCAATAATCCCTGGCTCATACACGCGTCGCTATGGCCTTCAtgtgtgtgtgtgtgtgAGTATATTACATATTGACCTCTACCGATTGAGATACATGTATGCTTTCAAACACCATAGGACACCTGCCTGGTCATTTTACCAGGGCCGAAACCATGTATGAGTTCATTTTATTGTCGCTTGTCGGAGACGAGAAGATCGCACAAGACGCGCCTCCAACCTCCGACATTGCGAAATGGCCCCTGTAGGCTGGAGCAGAAATCAGAAACTCAGAAACCTGGCTACAAATCATTACGCATTGCGAATCCTCGTCTACCGGCGCTCTGGCTCATATTTCGTCGTCATTGTCATCGAAATCCAGAGTTCCCAACATCCCTAATAATGCATAATACAATTAAATCATTCCAACCAAATTGCATGCTGCACGGGAAAAAGAAGTCTTCAGCAGGAGACACATTGGCCATGCGCGATGACGAACTGCATAACTGCAAGCGGTGGTTCATGATAGTTTGAAATAATACAAAAACCAGGTGCTCTGCGTATCCTGCATCAGCGAACATAGCCTTTTGTGACGCGTTCCTCGTCAGATCCCACAATCATGAAACTTGAAGAAACTAACCCAACCAATTTATTTCAGAGACCAAAATGTGAACCGCGAATTCCCAGCGGTGCTTAGGTACGTAAATGTGAACATTGGCTTTTTGCTTTGTATTCAGTTTTCAGAGCACGGGGCACGGCGGCCAGTTTTCAACAAATCACGGATGAATGATGGATGACTAGTGATTCTGTCAACGGCCGTCCACAGATGGATACTGTAAACATGAATATACCCAAAAGTTCGAAAACGACGTTAAGCATTACCATTCGTTTTATAATATCATCGTTAAATGAAGGGCACAGACAGCCGCGTTCCCTGCATGATTATTATGCAGCAGCTCGAGAAAAGCTTTGGCAGCTGTTCGTTTTCCGTCAATCCATTTTTACCTCCAGTAAGATGACGATGCCCCCGGCCGCTCTATCAATCAGTACGGCGATTCTAGAAACTAAGAAACTAGAACCGCACGGCCTATTTTGTTATTCCATGCTATACTCTGAAAACTGAAAAAATACGTTATGTACGAGCGAAGTACGAAATCATCCCTGGATGGAGGGGCCATCGATCACCATGATGTAGATAACGATAATTCGGATAATACAACCGGTGAATGCGTAGTATACATGACACAATAACGAAGGAGTGGACCTGCCGACTTTTCATTCTATCATGCGTGGTCTAGTCTTTAGGTCGGCATAGCTGGTATTCTCACTGTCGTAATTCAAAAATCGTAATTCAGACGGGCCGCATTTAACTCGAGCCAGCTTCGGAGTCTCTATTTGCCGGCAAAATGGGTAACTGGTTCATAATATAAAATACTTGTACTTAGTGTCGCGTTCTCATTTCATTTTCATCCAGACAAGCCTCCTTGATGGACCTTTCGGTTCTCGGTCTACTTATAGTCCTGCTCCCTGCATAGATCGATTATGGAAGAGGTAATCAATATTTCTTGAGGGAAGGACCGACGGTCTTGCCGTTCATCCCGTCGCGGTTCTTGTCCATTATTAACTCCGAATTGCTAAGGTAGGGGGATTTCATCACATCGTCACTACCGACGCGTTTAATTTTCGCACGACGCATTCGTCTTTAGTCCAAATAAATCGCACGAAAGCTACTGCAAACCACAACCATTGTCATGACCTCTCATGCTCGTTTTGAGCTTGCCGCCGAGATGTGCATCCCTTCAGATGAGTTGTGGATCACCAGCATGCATTATAGGAATAAAAATCAGACTAATATATCTAAAGTCAACTACCACTCATTGTCCATTCACCAGACTAGCATTGTCTCGTGGCCAGCGGCTATCTTGAAAGGAATTGAGTCAGCTTGAGCCATCAGTAATTCAAATACAAATCACTTACATGATGGAGCATAGCAGCTCAAGCAGTTCTGTGGAGGAGTATTCGAGTACCCCCCATGTGTTTGGCAGTCCACCGAGGTGTGCAGTTGGGTGAAGGTGTCTCAATTGAAATGACGAACTTCATGGGGCTGACAGGACTCAACCGGATATTGGGAGGCaagggaggagaagggagagaagtAGGTGTGAGAGAGATATTGGAGCGGGCTCTGCAGCTAGCACGCTTGGTATGCTTAGTATTCATACTATTTAAGAGTAAGTCAAACCATGGGGAAATTACATAGCAAGAAGAAACTCACGAAGAGGTTGAAATGATCTTGGGAACCATTGTTATTGTACCTAACCTTGTTTGTTAAATAATTTGAAGTTGTTTGGCAGGAAGTTCACTTTGAGAGCTTGAAAAGTGTGGATGAATGGAGAGATGGGAATGTGTCTCTGGAAGTTGCCTATTGTACTCAAAACTTACCCAAGAAGCAATCCTACATCCGTCATGTCGTTGAACTAGCACTGCTGGGCCAACACGGTAATTACTGGATTTGGACTGAAGAATACGGGCCTAATCCCAGAACGGTCGAAAGCTGCATAGGTTTGTGTTGAACTTTGACACCACCAAAGGATGGTGGAAATGGTGCTGGGGTGATGCCAACCATGAGCCGCCAGGCAGTTCAATACGATGTTGCAGTTCGGTATACATATTTTCTGAGCGCGTTGGAGCCATAGCGATAGTGCTGCTCTGAAGCTCCTTGTTGCTATACCAGACAAGTGCTGAGAGATTTTTCTGAGCGAAATGAAGGAACTGTTTCGTTGACAACGATAGTCGACAGAAGATGAGGCGCGGTGTGAGATTCCCCATCAGAGTCTAGTGCCATTTACAGTGGTGGGAGAGTGCGCCCATATACACAGCTTTGTCCACCTCCAAATCATCTTGAAATGCGTCATGCGTCATGCAGAGGGCCGTTATCCGCGACGATTTGATTGCTGAGATTTGATAGTATAATGGAGAGACTACGGGAGGCCAAAGATATATGATCCACTTGTGTAGCTGGCTTGCATGGATGCATTTGATTTGCCGGTATCCGAGTTCAGCCAAATTGCCCAAATCCTGAACTCGAGGGTAATATTGCAATGACTTTGTCCGTAACAAAGGAAGAGTACATACGTAAAAGAAGCGAACGCCGCTGTTGATAAAATGTGCCCCAAGGCACTCATGCCGGCACGCACATAGATCGGGACATCCCCGACGTCAGATTGATGTCAGCTTGTGTCAACTCGAGATTATTCTTCAACATCTCCTTACTAGTATGTATAGGCTTTTTTTAAACGTCACCAGGTCGTCAAGCAATACATAGTAGTAAGAAACTCACACGTAGTTCATGAATGCTACGATACTTTGATCGTCGACCTTGCCATAAAGAACTATTGGCATTTTTGTTATAAAAAGTCGATAGTTCACGAGAACAGGCTCTACATCATTATATACaggccaagaagaagacacTCTAAGAGGACTTTCACATTGCTTTTAAAACCATACTGAAATGATGCCAGAGGCACCAACATGCAAGAAAGAACCGTGATTACATACACATCGTTAATTCTAAGACATCTACTCTTCTCCCTCGgactcttcctcttcacctccGTCAACAGCTACGATACCGCCACTCTTTTTGATCTCACCCAAATCCCGTCCGTGTCTCCTCAGCCTCTCACCAAAGGCCTTTCTTGCTCCCGGGTTGGAAGCCACGTCCCACACTTGTAAGGTCGCCTTGCTACCGGCCGCAGCAACGGTAAGCGGTGTCTCCGGATCAGGCGACCATCGCGCAGCGAAGACCCTACCAAGGCCAAGGTCTCGTGAGGTGGCAAGATTGATTTCCCTCTTGCGGCCAGGGATACCCTCAGATTCCTCGTCTTGGATGTTCCAAATTTTGACAGTCTTGTCCATGCCTGCAGTAAGGATGCAACCACGGATATGGGGATTGATATCAAGAGCAGATGCAGGACCATCGTGCGCGGAGAGAGTAAATTTAGGTTGAGCGGTAGTAAGGAAACCAGAGGACTTGGCGGAGCTGGTGGTAAGAGGTGATGATTTGGAGGATGAAAGCACACGGGAGTCGTAAGAGAGAATAAGACCATTCTCCAAAGAAACCTAAATAATGTACGTAGTTAGTCACCCTGATACACTAGGTTGAGATGAGTCCAACGCACGTAGAAAGAGTAAGGCTCCCAGGGGTCCCATCTGACACATTCAATGTCACTAGCCAGCTGCACTCCGATGGCCTCGTCCACCGCTCGCCCATCCCAAACCTTGACCGTCCTGTCATAACCTGCACTCAGGCAGACCTTGTCCAAACCACCGACGATACTCCTGTTCCATTCCACAGCCTGAACTTTTTCACCACCGTGGACCTTGTCCCAGCTGCGCATAGCACCCATGGGTGATTCACGAGTCAAGTCCCAAAGTTTGATGGTACCATCGGCAGAACCGGAAAGGAGCAGGTTTCGGTGATTGGGTGTCCAGGAAAGAGAAAGCACGGGCTGGACATGGTAGTCGGCGTTGGCAGCAGGCTGCACCATCTGCTTGCGCTTCTTTTTACCGGTACCAAGGGGCTTTGCCTCTGGCTTTTCAAGAGAAGGTGATGGGCCAAGGATAGCGCAAGGGTAAAGACCATCAACGAGGTCGGCATCCCATATTTCAATACTGGGATCGAAAGAGCCGACAGCGACGTAGTTACCGGACTTGGCGCCTCCGGGAGCAGCACCGTTGGCATCGGGGCCAGGAGCAAAGTCTAGCCATTCTACACATAACGGGAAGGCAGGAAGCATAAGGTCATGGTGTGCGTAGAGATTCTCGTCGACATCGGCATAGACATGGAAGTCAAGGGACGAGAGATCGGAGGTCGTTCGGGCAGAGATGATCATAGAGTCTGTGGGGAGGAGAGTAAgctcctcgtcctcattTTCCTCGTCATCCTGTTAAAATAAATTAGCCGCTGAACAACTGCCGGTAGTATCGTCAGCAGCAGGACACGAACCTCCTTGAGCGTGATGTACGGATCTTCCTGGTTGTCACGATAATATGTCAGACCTTTGATATTGGCGAATGCACCCATCGCTACATTCGGTCAGCTTAGACTTATTAATACACATCATAAAGGCTTACCAACACCTTTAGACTCCTCTTCATCGTACTCGTCCATCTTAAAAGCCGATAAATCGCTAGGGTCAAACGGCTTCTCGGGTTCCTTGTCTTCATCCATCTTCTCgtcgtcgtcatcatcattttcTGCCTTTGCATTACCatcgtcttcatcctcgtcttccCAGTCCCCTTCCTCATCACCGCCCTCCATCTCGTCACCATCCTCCACAGCCGCCATCTCGCTTTTGAGTTGTTCGAGAACACCAGGCCCACCGAGCTTGCCTACACGTTCGATCTCGTCTTCGTCGAGCTGATACTTTTTGGGTCTCTCCGCCGCGCGACCTCTAGGTACCCATACTAAAGAAGAAATAAGTGTGCCAGACATGGTTTCCCGGCTTTTCAGTGGTAAAGCTGTAAAAGGCGTTCCAATGAATCCTGCCGTTGAAATTCTGGCGGCAGAAGCCAACCCAGGCACAAAAAGTGGAGGTGACTTATTTATTTATGCCTCACT contains the following coding sequences:
- a CDS encoding DNA clamp loader, putative (Similar to TIGR gene model, INSD accession AAW45987.1): MNFRYWCLKGNIGPMIDWMDFDMTDRESRFSPPSTRPVTRRQVLTRSRSTSYNMSSLGMTTRRTSTLSASSSVPNIRSPPGSLIGDGHGVGLGITIPSRSRTTGTGMLLRTQSTPMLSTASHASFKAVVAAAGSGGCVGNPEKDCFDRKRLGRGKENIPPKKDQENDDNAPRKRLRMTSRGSFSDASGRRRSGSVVSIRSETSAPSTSSSSISSWGTGRFPSPSPSDASYGTSIPDPPTPCRALGMLPSSSEVPETPTKSRVNQASCLLTPPPSSPDLATEGAADFKPTREANPYKRLKAALRLSTISGFTDNEVIIGREQEKAVVSQYLIDEKNDKDVGMYVSGPPGTGKTALVTAFGRQKAEQGWRVVEVGCMGLKISDVWPRLGDELGCGKTEEGVTEFVKLNASRILIILDEVDSLMPPAPSTAPPATSHLFAKLFSLPFGSSNTKLIAISNTLDLTVRARLALPNGLQPSVLPFKAYGAPEMSNIVNARIANANVRDIKIDSTTMALLGRKVEAQNGDLRMCLGVLGSAISLAEAEWIKRRSQAANDPSKQVPMIKVAIPHLMKALTSYTAQLRASAGSSAGSTSAAGKKIKSVQLQGKMVLVAILVYLARSRADMNGCPALGPSASPPGATATGSDIPAAALYTTYSHLLSHSSSPFPPAAESDYQDLLSNLETLGLVSLPFGSGKGTNTSANKVVLCVREEEVKEGMGLMEGQDKGVAEEEVKHVWEREEAKIQRVKQRLELVSNHDH
- a CDS encoding Protein with WD-40 repeats involved in rRNA processing, putative; Pwp1p (Similar to TIGR gene model, INSD accession AAW45986.1) — its product is MSGTLISSLVWVPRGRAAERPKKYQLDEDEIERVGKLGGPGVLEQLKSEMAAVEDGDEMEGGDEEGDWEDEDEDDGNAKAENDDDDDEKMDEDKEPEKPFDPSDLSAFKMDEYDEEESKGVAMGAFANIKGLTYYRDNQEDPYITLKEDDEENEDEELTLLPTDSMIISARTTSDLSSLDFHVYADVDENLYAHHDLMLPAFPLCVEWLDFAPGPDANGAAPGGAKSGNYVAVGSFDPSIEIWDADLVDGLYPCAILGPSPSLEKPEAKPLGTGKKKRKQMVQPAANADYHVQPVLSLSWTPNHRNLLLSGSADGTIKLWDLTRESPMGAMRSWDKVHGGEKVQAVEWNRSIVGGLDKVCLSAGYDRTVKVWDGRAVDEAIGVQLASDIECVRWDPWEPYSFYVSLENGLILSYDSRVLSSSKSSPLTTSSAKSSGFLTTAQPKFTLSAHDGPASALDINPHIRGCILTAGMDKTVKIWNIQDEESEGIPGRKREINLATSRDLGLGRVFAARWSPDPETPLTVAAAGSKATLQVWDVASNPGARKAFGERLRRHGRDLGEIKKSGGIVAVDGGEEEESEGEE